One window of Henckelia pumila isolate YLH828 unplaced genomic scaffold, ASM3356847v2 CTG_525:::fragment_3, whole genome shotgun sequence genomic DNA carries:
- the LOC140873195 gene encoding xyloglucan endotransglucosylase protein 7-like isoform X2, whose translation MQPRNYSHFSRSKKLLPFLAFIILFAIFVFKADIIAPLKLSAARGGQQITSHENDTILIHERLAATEGDRRAKILEDGETTVHALSLDKTSGSGFESKEEFLFGKIGMKIKLPPTDAAATVSTYYMSSEGEQQDRIEVEFIGNSTGDPYTLHTNVFVRGKGEREQRFFLWFDPTRDFHNYTIVWNPKCIIFYVDDIPIREFKNLEEFGVPFPNAQPMRIYLSVGTDGDSAPSTTAANSYSNFSADACVWSQGNTSSCDSTDFSSKTWLNMELDVRNHVRMQRIQKSYKKYDYCWDKARFPDGPGPECGIYY comes from the exons ATGCAACCAAGAAATTATTCCCACTTCTCTCGTTCGAAGAAGCTCCTCCCATTTTTGGCTTTCATCATCCTCTTTGCCATTTTTGTGTTCAAG GCGGACATTATCGCACCTCTAAAGCTATCTGCTGCCCGCGGTGGACAGCAAATCACAAG CCATGAAAATGATACAATATTAATCCACGAGCGCCTCGCTGCGACGGAGGGTGATCGCCGTGCTAAGATACTCGAGGATGGCGAGACGACGGTGCATGCACTCTCACTCGACAAAACCTCTGGGTCCGGGTTCGAATCGAAAGAAGAATTCTTATTTGGGAAAATCGGCATGAAAATCAAGCTCCCCCCTACAGATGCAGCAGCAACAGTATCAACGTATTAT ATGTCATCAGAGGGTGAGCAGCAAGACAGGATAGAGGTGGAATTTATCGGGAATTCAACGGGCGATCCTTACACACTTCACACTAATGTGTTCGTCCGAGGAAAGGGTGAAAGAGAACAAAGATTCTTCCTATGGTTTGACCCGACCCGAGATTTCCACAACTACACCATTGTGTGGAATCCCAAATGCATAAT TTTCTACGTGGATGATATACCAATACGAGAATTCAAGAATTTGGAGGAATTCGGGGTTCCATTCCCTAATGCTCAACCGATGCGAATATATTTGAGT GTCGGAACCGACGGGGATTCGGCCCCATCCACTACTGCAGCTAATTCCTACTCCAATTTTTCAGCAGATGCATGCGTTTGGTCTCAGGGAAACACATCTTCTTGCGATTCGACCGACTTTTCGTCGAAAACGTGGCTAAATATGGAGCTGGATGTTAGAAACCACGTTAGAATGCAGAGGATACAAAAGAGTTACAAGAAATATGATTATTGCTGGGATAAGGCGAGGTTTCCTGATGGCCCTGGCCCTGAATGCGGAATCTATTACTAG
- the LOC140873195 gene encoding xyloglucan endotransglucosylase protein 7-like isoform X1, with amino-acid sequence MQPRNYSHFSRSKKLLPFLAFIILFAIFVFKADIIAPLKLSAARGGQQITSHENDTILIHERLAATEGDRRAKILEDGETTVHALSLDKTSGSGFESKEEFLFGKIGMKIKLPPTDAAATVSTYYMSSEGEQQDRIEVEFIGNSTGDPYTLHTNVFVRGKGEREQRFFLWFDPTRDFHNYTIVWNPKCIIFYVDDIPIREFKNLEEFGVPFPNAQPMRIYLSLGYAEDGTTQGGGVGTDGDSAPSTTAANSYSNFSADACVWSQGNTSSCDSTDFSSKTWLNMELDVRNHVRMQRIQKSYKKYDYCWDKARFPDGPGPECGIYY; translated from the exons ATGCAACCAAGAAATTATTCCCACTTCTCTCGTTCGAAGAAGCTCCTCCCATTTTTGGCTTTCATCATCCTCTTTGCCATTTTTGTGTTCAAG GCGGACATTATCGCACCTCTAAAGCTATCTGCTGCCCGCGGTGGACAGCAAATCACAAG CCATGAAAATGATACAATATTAATCCACGAGCGCCTCGCTGCGACGGAGGGTGATCGCCGTGCTAAGATACTCGAGGATGGCGAGACGACGGTGCATGCACTCTCACTCGACAAAACCTCTGGGTCCGGGTTCGAATCGAAAGAAGAATTCTTATTTGGGAAAATCGGCATGAAAATCAAGCTCCCCCCTACAGATGCAGCAGCAACAGTATCAACGTATTAT ATGTCATCAGAGGGTGAGCAGCAAGACAGGATAGAGGTGGAATTTATCGGGAATTCAACGGGCGATCCTTACACACTTCACACTAATGTGTTCGTCCGAGGAAAGGGTGAAAGAGAACAAAGATTCTTCCTATGGTTTGACCCGACCCGAGATTTCCACAACTACACCATTGTGTGGAATCCCAAATGCATAAT TTTCTACGTGGATGATATACCAATACGAGAATTCAAGAATTTGGAGGAATTCGGGGTTCCATTCCCTAATGCTCAACCGATGCGAATATATTTGAGTCTGGGGTACGCAGAAGATGGGACTACGCAGGGCGGCGGTGTCGGAACCGACGGGGATTCGGCCCCATCCACTACTGCAGCTAATTCCTACTCCAATTTTTCAGCAGATGCATGCGTTTGGTCTCAGGGAAACACATCTTCTTGCGATTCGACCGACTTTTCGTCGAAAACGTGGCTAAATATGGAGCTGGATGTTAGAAACCACGTTAGAATGCAGAGGATACAAAAGAGTTACAAGAAATATGATTATTGCTGGGATAAGGCGAGGTTTCCTGATGGCCCTGGCCCTGAATGCGGAATCTATTACTAG
- the LOC140873274 gene encoding anthocyanidin 3-O-glucosyltransferase-like produces the protein MVFHSHIGVLAFPFGSHATPLLNLAQKLANSTSGIQFSFFNSASSNEIIFSSYVSDNIRAYQVWDGKPDAFSGTHFEEIQLFLDASPMNYDKAIEEAETENGLKICCLLTDAFLWFGCDLAEKRGVPWVAFWAPASCSLSAHLHTDLIQDALEHQGATVEQKLSFIPGMSEVSFGDVPPEIFHTQNPTSLAVTIYKMVEKLPKSTAVVLNSFEEIDPTIATDLKSKLHHFLNVGPLFLSSPTPHISSTLNQENECLSWLEHQKAPKSLVYVSFGSVAVPPGNELTALAEALETCRFPFLWSLRQHAVKLLPEGFQERTRELGKIVSWAPQLQVLAHGSVGVLVTHGGWNSIQESISNGVPMICRPFFGDHKLNSRMIEDSWKIGVMVKGGVFTKNETIEALECIMASDAGEAMRENVKKMKDRAKEAMGSGGSSSRNFSTLLEIISGTKGNGN, from the exons ATGGTGTTCCACTCACATATTGGTGTTCTTGCATTCCCTTTCGGCTCCCACGCCACCCCACTACTCAACCTAGCACAGAAGCTAGCAAACTCGACGTCGGGGATCCAATTCTCCTTCTTCAACTCGGCTTCCTCCAACGAAATCATATTCTCCTCCTATGTCTCCGACAACATTCGGGCTTACCAAGTTTGGGACGGCAAGCCCGACGCCTTTTCGGGGACTCATTTCGAGGAAATTCAGCTGTTCCTCGATGCATCTCCCATGAACTATGACAAGGCTATAGAAGAAGCCGAAACGGAGAACGGCTTGAAGATTTGCTGTCTGTTGACCGATGCGTTCCTTTGGTTTGGCTGCGATTTGGCGGAGAAGAGAGGCGTGCCTTGGGTCGCGTTTTGGGCCCCTGCTTCTTGCTCACTCTCTGCACATTTGCACACAGATTTGATTCAAGATGCTCTGGAACACCAag GCGCCACTGTGGAACAGAAGCTATCGTTCATCCCTGGAATGTCGGAGGTAAGCTTCGGTGATGTTCCTCCAGAGATTTTCCACACCCAAAATCCAACGTCACTGGCTGTAACCATCTACAAAATGGTAGAAAAGCTACCCAAATCCACCGCTGTCGTGCTGAATTCTTTTGAAGAAATCGACCCCACAATCGCCACAGACCTGAAATCGAAACTTCACCATTTTCTCAACGTCGGCCCTTTATTTCTCTCATCTCCTACACCGCACATTTCATCCACATTAAACCAAGAAAACGAATGCCTGTCATGGCTGGAACATCAGAAAGCTCCGAAATCACTAGTGTACGTCAGTTTCGGGTCGGTAGCCGTTCCGCCTGGAAACGAACTGACGGCATTGGCCGAGGCCCTGGAAACCTGTAGATTCCCATTTCTTTGGTCCCTGAGACAACACGCGGTGAAACTCCTTCCAGAAGGGTTCCAAGAACGCACCCGGGAGTTGGGGAAGATCGTCTCGTGGGCTCCTCAATTACAAGTCCTCGCACATGGTTCCGTTGGAGTCTTGGTGACGCATGGTGGGTGGAATTCGATCCAGGAAAGTATCAGCAACGGCGTGCCGATGATCTGTAGGCCGTTTTTCGGGGATCATAAGCTGAACAGCAGAATGATAGAGGATTCTTGGAAGATTGGTGTGATGGTAAAAGGTGGAGTCTTCACTAAAAATGAAACAATAGAAGCTTTGGAGTGTATAATGGCGAGTGATGCAGGGGAGGCAATGAGGGAAAACGTGAAGAAAATGAAAGATAGAGCCAAGGAAGCAATGGGATCCGGGGGGAGTTCGAGTAGGAATTTTAGCACATTGCTGGAAATAATCAGTGGCACCAAAGGTAATGgcaattga
- the LOC140873302 gene encoding anthocyanidin 3-O-glucosyltransferase-like yields MVFHSHIGVLAFPFGTHATPLLSLVQKLANSTSGIQFSFFNSASSNEIIFSTYVSDNIRAYQVWDGKPDAFSGTHFEEVQLFLNASPMNYEKAIEEAETETGLKICCLLTDAFLWFGCDLAEKRGVPWVAFWTSASCSLSAHLHTDLIQDALEHKGATMEQKLLFIPGMSEASFSDVPPEIFHTQNPTSLAVTIYKMVEKLPKSTAVVLNSFEEIDPIIAKDLQSKLHHFLNVGPLLLSSPTLHSSVTDQENECLSWLEHHKAPKSVVYVSFGSVAVPPGNELTALAEALETCRFPFLWSLRQHAVKLLPEGFQERNRELGKIVSWAPQLQVLAHGSVGVFLTHCGWNSILESVSNGVPMICRPFFGDQKLNSRMIEDSWKIGLRVKGGVFTKTETTEALECIMASDAGEAIRENVKKLKDRAKEAVGSGGSSSRNFSTLLEIISGTKGNGN; encoded by the exons atgGTTTTCCACTCACACATTGGTGTTCTTGCATTCCCTTTCGGCACCCACGCCACCCCACTACTCAGCCTAGTACAAAAGCTAGCAAACTCGACGTCGGGGATCCAATTCTCCTTCTTCAACTCGGCTTCCTCCAACGAAATCATATTCTCCACCTATGTCTCGGACAACATTCGGGCTTACCAAGTTTGGGACGGCAAGCCCGACGCCTTTTCGGGGACTCATTTCGAGGAAGTTCAGCTGTTCCTCAATGCATCTCCCATGAACTATGAGAAGGCTATCGAAGAAGCCGAAACGGAGACCGGCTTGAAGATTTGCTGTCTGTTGACCGATGCGTTTCTTTGGTTTGGCTGCGATTTGGCGGAGAAGAGAGGCGTGCCTTGGGTCGCGTTTTGGACCTCTGCTTCTTGCTCACTCTCCGCACATTTGCACACAGATTTGATTCAAGATGCTCTGGAACACAAAG GCGCCACTATGGAACAGAAGCTATTGTTTATCCCTGGAATGTCGGAGGCAAGCTTCAGTGATGTTCCTCCAGAGATTTTCCACACCCAAAATCCAACGTCACTGGCTGTAACCATCTACAAAATGGTAGAAAAGCTACCCAAATCCACCGCTGTCGTCCTGAATTCTTTCGAAGAAATCGACCCCATCATCGCCAAAGACCTTCAATCGAAACTCCACCATTTTCTCAACGTCGGCCCTTTACTTCTTTCATCTCCTACACTGCACAGTTCAGTCACAGACCAAGAAAACGAATGCCTGTCATGGCTGGAACATCACAAGGCTCCGAAATCAGTAGTGTACGTCAGTTTCGGGTCGGTAGCCGTTCCGCCTGGAAACGAACTGACGGCACTGGCCGAGGCCCTGGAAACATGTAGATTCCCATTTCTTTGGTCGCTGAGACAACACGCGGTGAAACTCCTTCCAGAAGGGTTCCAAGAACGCAACCGGGAGTTGGGGAAGATCGTCTCGTGGGCTCCTCAATTACAAGTCCTCGCACACGGTTCCGTTGGAGTCTTCTTGACGCATTGTGGGTGGAATTCGATCCTGGAAAGTGTCAGCAACGGCGTGCCGATGATCTGCAGGCCGTTTTTCGGGGATCAGAAGCTGAACAGCAGAATGATCGAGGATTCCTGGAAGATCGGTCTGAGAGTAAAAGGAGGAGTCTTCACTAAAACTGAAACAACAGAAGCTTTGGAGTGTATAATGGCGAGTGATGCAGGGGAGGCGATAAGGGAAAAcgtgaagaaattgaaagatAGAGCCAAGGAAGCAGTGGGATCTGGGGGGAGTTCGAGTAGGAATTTTAGCACATTGCTGGAAATAATCAGTGGCACCAAAGGGAATGGCAATTGA
- the LOC140873241 gene encoding translation initiation factor IF3-2, chloroplastic-like — translation MAGLTSSFAPLFKNPQLSQSHKPLSLQSCTFYFRLNNATWPSTCTSKSTVSARYGGDVSSRRSKANVDEALNISSIGSSTVRLIDEQQKMVGLVSKAQALQMADAAELDLVILSADADPPVVRIMDYNKYRYEQQKKKRDQQKKSAAGRMDLKELKMGYNIDVHDYSVRLRAAQKFLKDGDKVKVIVSLKGRENEFRNNAIELIKRFQNDVGESAIEESKNFRERNIYIILVPNKAVVVQKSPEQPKKKDDTAATEVSAGV, via the exons ATGGCTGGTCTAACCAGCTCTTTCGCCCCCCTTTTCAAGAATCCCCAGCTCTCTCAATCCCACAAGCCACTTTCTTTGCAATCGTGTACCTTTTATTTTCGACTCAACAACGCAACTTGGCCCTCTACCTGCACCTCAAAATCCACCGTCTCCGCCAGATACGGCGGCGATGTTTCCTCACGGAGATCCAAAGCCAATGTTGATGAAGCCCTTAACATCTCTTCCATTGG GTCAAGTACTGTTAGGCTCATTGATGAACAGCAAAAAATG GTTGGATTAGTATCAAAAGCTCAAGCTCTTCAAATGGCTGATGCTGCTGAGCTTGACTTG GTGATATTATCTGCAGATGCAGATCCCCCTGTCGTTAGAATTATGGATTACAA TAAGTATAGATACGAGCAGCAGAAGAAAAAAAGAGATCAGCAGAAGAAAAGTGCTG CTGGTCGCATGGATCTGAAGGAACTGAAAATGGG TTATAATATTGATGTTCATGACTATTCCGTGCGTTTGAGAGCAGCTCAAAAGTTTTTGAAAGATGGTGACAAG GTTAAGGTCATAGTGAGTTTGAAGGGGCGTGAAAACGAGTTCAGAAATAATGCCATTGAGCTTATCAAACGATTTCAGAATGATGTTGGGGAG TCGGCCATCGAGGAGAGCAAAAATTTCAGAGAGAGGAACATTTATATCATATTGGTACCAAACAAGGCCGTCGTCGTACAGAAGTCTCCGGAACAACCAAAGAAAAAGGACGACACTGCAGCGACTGAAGTTTCTGCCGGCGTCTGA